The following are encoded in a window of Mannheimia varigena genomic DNA:
- the potE gene encoding putrescine-ornithine antiporter: MSTNINKIGVIQLTIITMVNMMGSGIIMLPTKLAEIGTISIVSWLVTAVGSTALAYAFAQCGMFSKKSGGMGGYAEYSFGKAGNFLANYSYGVSLLIANTAIAISAVGYGSELFETSLSPISIAIWTGITLWLATVLNFGGARITGNISSFTIWGVIIPVVGLCIIGWKWFEPDLYLSSWNPHNVPTFEAIGVSISMTLWAFLGLESACANTDVVENPEKNVPIAVLGGTLGAAVIYIISTNVIAGIVPNLDLANSTAPFGLAFAHMFNETAGKVVMGLMVMSCFGSLLGWQFTIAQVFKSSAEEGYFPSVFKKVTTKDAPVIGMVIITAIQSGLTLMTISPSLNKQFNILVDLAVVTNVIPYLLSMAALMVLQKVEKVPENKARITTFIAFVGSLYSLYALYAAGEQPMLYGSIVTFIGWTLYGFISYKFDMKPTY; the protein is encoded by the coding sequence ATGAGTACAAATATAAATAAAATAGGAGTTATTCAACTCACTATTATTACTATGGTGAATATGATGGGGTCAGGTATCATTATGCTACCGACTAAATTAGCCGAAATAGGGACAATTTCCATTGTTTCTTGGCTAGTTACTGCAGTAGGCTCAACCGCGTTAGCATATGCTTTTGCACAATGTGGTATGTTTAGCAAAAAATCAGGAGGGATGGGAGGCTATGCGGAATACTCCTTTGGTAAAGCAGGAAACTTCTTAGCTAACTATTCTTATGGTGTATCATTATTAATAGCTAATACGGCAATTGCTATTTCTGCTGTTGGCTATGGTTCAGAATTATTCGAAACGTCTCTATCTCCTATTTCTATTGCGATATGGACAGGTATCACGCTATGGTTAGCTACTGTATTAAATTTTGGTGGTGCAAGAATTACTGGAAATATTAGTTCATTTACTATCTGGGGAGTTATTATTCCTGTTGTTGGACTTTGCATTATCGGTTGGAAATGGTTTGAACCAGATCTTTATCTCAGTTCTTGGAATCCTCATAATGTACCAACTTTTGAAGCTATTGGTGTCTCTATCTCTATGACTTTATGGGCTTTCTTAGGCTTAGAATCTGCGTGTGCGAATACGGATGTTGTCGAAAATCCAGAGAAAAATGTGCCGATTGCTGTTTTAGGGGGAACATTAGGTGCTGCAGTTATTTATATTATTTCAACCAATGTGATTGCTGGTATTGTTCCTAATTTAGATTTAGCAAACTCTACAGCTCCATTTGGCTTAGCATTTGCTCATATGTTTAATGAGACGGCTGGTAAAGTAGTAATGGGGCTAATGGTAATGTCTTGTTTTGGCTCTTTATTAGGTTGGCAATTTACGATAGCGCAAGTATTTAAAAGTTCTGCAGAAGAGGGGTATTTCCCATCAGTATTTAAAAAGGTTACAACTAAAGACGCACCTGTTATAGGGATGGTAATAATTACAGCGATTCAAAGTGGTTTAACCCTTATGACTATTAGCCCTTCCTTAAATAAGCAATTTAATATTTTAGTAGATCTAGCTGTAGTAACAAATGTCATTCCATATTTATTATCAATGGCAGCATTAATGGTTTTACAAAAAGTAGAGAAAGTACCTGAAAATAAAGCAAGAATAACAACTTTTATTGCATTTGTTGGTTCATTATATAGCTTATATGCACTTTATGCAGCAGGAGAACAACCAATGCTATATGGCTCTATTGTTACCTTTATTGGATGGACATTATACGGTTTCATATCTTATAAATTCGATATGAAACCTACTTACTAA
- a CDS encoding ShlB/FhaC/HecB family hemolysin secretion/activation protein, whose translation MKNYQPIIFSCVLLSPPAFADTERLDPIQQQIDAVQQQRQQQYQQAQAKQLKNQPDIRLNTSYSEPLTLSNHELPCYPIHQISFIDYSSDASLTSSEFQWAFNKAAKSLHLTLPHCFGGEGLGILMKQVQNEIIGRGYVTTRVVIEEQDLRSGKLVLTVIPGKVRNTIVVDNGNIPRFTPLHAFTGLTFASGDILNIRDIEQSLENLKRVPTVEANIEILPSESGKAEVGDSDLKITYSQAFPFRLSLGLDDAGSKSTGKVQANGTLSIDNIFSANDLFYTSFTHSIKQKGDDKGSRASKNLTLYYSIPFGYWNLAFSHNQNRYHQEVFGAFAKSYLYAGKSDTDKLTLSYLLYRDSTRKTTLSASLWSRQSHNYVDGAEIGVQKRRMAGWEAGFSHKEYLGNGTLELSANYKRGTGARGQLQASEELWGEGTSRPQIITAFLSYNQPFMWGNQSWQFNSGWNGQWNKTPLIPQDRFSIGSRYTVRGFDGELTLSGQRGWNWRNELVWAFTPNHSFYWAVDGGRVSGWSDESLQLGHHLMGTAIGLRGGIKGFHYDLFLGKPIRKPEGFRTSDGVAGFNVGYQF comes from the coding sequence ATGAAAAATTATCAACCTATTATTTTTAGTTGCGTATTACTGAGCCCTCCTGCTTTTGCAGATACTGAGCGTTTAGACCCTATTCAGCAGCAAATAGATGCTGTCCAACAACAACGCCAGCAACAGTATCAACAGGCACAAGCCAAACAATTAAAAAATCAACCTGATATTCGTCTTAATACATCCTACTCTGAACCTCTTACTCTTTCAAATCACGAATTGCCTTGTTATCCGATTCACCAAATTTCATTTATTGACTATTCCTCTGATGCTTCTCTCACCTCTAGCGAATTCCAATGGGCATTTAATAAAGCCGCAAAATCACTCCATTTGACATTGCCCCACTGTTTTGGAGGAGAAGGATTAGGCATTTTGATGAAGCAAGTGCAAAATGAAATTATCGGTCGTGGTTATGTAACTACTCGAGTAGTTATTGAAGAGCAAGATTTACGCAGTGGTAAATTAGTGCTAACGGTGATACCAGGTAAAGTGCGTAATACGATAGTGGTTGATAATGGCAATATTCCACGTTTTACCCCATTACACGCTTTCACCGGATTAACCTTTGCTTCAGGTGATATATTGAATATTCGAGATATTGAACAATCTCTGGAAAATTTAAAACGTGTGCCTACCGTTGAGGCAAATATTGAAATTCTCCCGAGCGAAAGTGGAAAAGCTGAAGTAGGCGATAGTGATTTAAAAATTACTTATAGCCAAGCCTTTCCGTTTAGGCTGAGTTTAGGGCTTGATGATGCAGGCTCAAAATCGACAGGGAAAGTACAGGCAAACGGTACACTTTCTATCGACAATATTTTCTCCGCAAACGACCTTTTCTATACTTCTTTTACCCACTCAATTAAACAAAAAGGCGATGATAAAGGTAGCCGTGCCAGCAAAAATCTAACATTGTATTATTCCATTCCTTTTGGCTATTGGAATTTGGCGTTTTCGCATAATCAAAATCGCTATCATCAAGAGGTTTTTGGGGCTTTTGCGAAAAGTTATCTTTATGCAGGTAAGAGTGATACAGATAAACTCACACTTTCTTATCTACTTTATCGAGATAGCACTCGGAAAACTACACTTTCAGCATCGCTTTGGTCGCGTCAATCACATAACTATGTTGATGGAGCAGAAATTGGTGTCCAAAAACGCCGAATGGCAGGCTGGGAAGCCGGTTTTTCTCACAAAGAATATTTAGGTAATGGCACTTTAGAGCTATCAGCAAATTATAAGAGAGGCACAGGGGCAAGAGGGCAGCTGCAAGCCTCGGAAGAATTGTGGGGAGAGGGCACGTCGAGACCACAAATTATTACTGCCTTTCTTTCTTACAATCAACCCTTTATGTGGGGTAATCAGTCTTGGCAATTTAATTCCGGCTGGAACGGACAGTGGAATAAAACGCCACTTATTCCACAAGATCGCTTTTCGATTGGCAGCCGTTATACGGTAAGAGGTTTTGATGGTGAATTAACCCTTTCAGGTCAGCGTGGTTGGAACTGGCGAAATGAATTGGTGTGGGCGTTTACGCCAAACCATTCATTCTATTGGGCGGTTGATGGCGGAAGAGTTTCTGGCTGGTCAGATGAAAGTCTACAGTTAGGACATCACTTAATGGGGACTGCTATTGGGCTTAGAGGCGGTATAAAAGGTTTTCATTATGATCTGTTTCTCGGCAAACCGATAAGAAAACCGGAAGGATTTAGAACTTCTGATGGCGTAGCGGGTTTTAATGTCGGTTATCAATTTTAG